In bacterium, a single genomic region encodes these proteins:
- a CDS encoding C45 family autoproteolytic acyltransferase/hydrolase, with product MKFTQPLKYIVIFFLLLFNCIYLYSDVSIRKFTPIPIEETLEGRFGFALKQKDINGITIIHIKGTPYQMGYQIGFLLKKELTKVYDEAFSNTSINNAIKKQDGINHFIKIWEKAEPFINKKILDEIQGISDGSGIPVDIIKSAAVLSETNFYGCSNFVVWGKATADKELLHGRNLDVTSRINLHKYPVIIIRYNNDNVSADIGFLGQIGTLTAMNNNGMTVAIDDLFGYNNRTFSGIPRMILAREIMERKRQKEVITLLKSAQKTIGTIYILSNWTERNACVVDTDAKYSVVRGPSTPKRSIYANPYVLIATNFSFSEYFKTGQGYDRYYKLAEGIYNSYGTINIEKAILLLQSVSEKNTIQSVVFKPSSLDFWVAYSDGKIPAPYREFVHYNLKNLIDTYHDKSKFK from the coding sequence ATGAAATTTACACAACCTTTAAAATACATCGTTATATTCTTTCTTCTATTGTTTAATTGTATCTATTTGTATAGCGATGTCTCTATCCGTAAATTTACTCCTATTCCTATAGAAGAAACGTTAGAGGGACGTTTCGGATTTGCACTTAAACAGAAAGATATAAATGGAATTACAATAATACATATTAAAGGTACTCCTTATCAGATGGGGTATCAAATCGGTTTTCTTTTAAAAAAAGAACTTACAAAAGTTTATGATGAAGCATTTTCTAATACTTCCATTAACAATGCCATAAAAAAACAAGATGGTATCAATCATTTCATCAAAATATGGGAAAAAGCAGAACCTTTCATTAATAAAAAAATACTGGATGAAATTCAGGGAATATCGGATGGGAGTGGAATCCCGGTTGATATTATAAAATCTGCGGCTGTACTTTCTGAAACAAATTTTTATGGTTGTAGTAACTTTGTTGTATGGGGAAAGGCAACCGCAGATAAAGAGCTATTACATGGGAGGAACCTAGATGTTACCAGTAGAATAAACTTACATAAATACCCTGTAATAATAATTCGGTATAATAATGATAATGTAAGCGCTGATATAGGATTTTTGGGACAGATAGGAACTCTTACTGCTATGAATAATAATGGTATGACTGTAGCGATAGATGACCTTTTTGGTTACAACAATAGAACTTTTTCAGGTATACCGAGAATGATTTTAGCACGCGAGATAATGGAAAGAAAGAGACAGAAAGAAGTAATTACTCTCTTAAAATCAGCACAAAAAACAATAGGCACAATTTATATATTGAGTAACTGGACAGAAAGAAATGCATGTGTTGTAGACACGGATGCAAAATATTCAGTCGTCAGAGGTCCATCCACTCCTAAAAGAAGTATCTATGCTAATCCTTATGTGCTTATTGCTACTAATTTTTCTTTTTCTGAATACTTCAAGACAGGGCAGGGATATGACAGATATTATAAACTTGCGGAAGGAATATATAATAGTTATGGAACTATAAATATAGAAAAAGCCATATTATTGCTTCAATCTGTTTCTGAAAAAAATACCATTCAGAGTGTTGTGTTTAAACCATCTTCATTAGATTTCTGGGTTGCATATTCAGATGGTAAAATTCCTGCTCCATACAGGGAATTTGTACATTATAATCTTAAAAATTTGATTGATACCTACCATGATAAATCTAAATTTAAATAA
- the thrC gene encoding threonine synthase, protein MKGTKMGILFRSTNREASVVGLKEVVFKGQPEDYGLYMPTSIPTISRDEIDLFKDKSYDEIAFNIIHRFTGEEISSLELKHMVSTAYNFEVPLQEIYNGFYILWLTKGPTASFKDFAARMLARIMEYFAKEEKRKITVLVATSGDTGGAVANAFYNLENLNVVVLFPYKEVTERQRRQMTTLGSNILAIALEGKFDDCQAIVKRAFNDSAFKHLSLTSANSINFGRLLPQIVYYFYAYSRLNTEYIVFSVPSGNFGNLMGGVFAKMMGLPVRKFVVAVNENDEFPKFLQTGEYQPVVPSRECSSNAMNVGHPSNLARLIDLYGGWLMDERDNNGKVIRRGVLKVSPDMESMRKDFVSFSIREEEVDDVIVRFYRKYHVLVEPHGAVGIKAAEKSGESYPIISLETADPAKFPEKIKSLLGIDPPVPASLKDLDSRKEEFVIIENSYERFKEYLLDLK, encoded by the coding sequence ATGAAAGGAACAAAAATGGGTATACTATTCAGAAGCACAAACAGGGAAGCGTCTGTAGTTGGGCTGAAAGAAGTGGTATTCAAGGGGCAACCAGAGGACTATGGATTATATATGCCAACTTCAATCCCTACCATAAGCAGGGATGAGATAGATTTATTTAAAGACAAGTCCTATGATGAGATTGCGTTTAATATTATCCACAGATTTACAGGAGAAGAAATCTCTTCTTTAGAACTTAAACATATGGTATCTACCGCATACAACTTTGAAGTTCCATTACAGGAAATATACAACGGATTTTATATTCTCTGGCTTACAAAAGGACCTACTGCTTCTTTCAAGGACTTCGCAGCGAGGATGCTTGCAAGAATAATGGAGTATTTTGCAAAGGAAGAAAAAAGAAAAATTACAGTACTTGTAGCCACATCAGGTGATACAGGAGGTGCAGTCGCAAACGCCTTTTATAACCTTGAAAATTTGAATGTTGTTGTACTCTTTCCTTACAAAGAAGTCACTGAAAGACAGAGAAGACAGATGACGACATTAGGAAGTAATATATTAGCGATTGCATTAGAAGGAAAATTTGATGACTGTCAGGCAATAGTAAAAAGGGCTTTTAATGATAGCGCATTTAAGCATCTTTCACTTACATCAGCAAATTCTATAAACTTTGGAAGATTACTACCGCAGATTGTTTACTATTTCTATGCATATTCAAGATTGAATACCGAATATATTGTATTTTCAGTTCCATCTGGGAATTTTGGTAATCTTATGGGAGGTGTATTTGCAAAAATGATGGGACTTCCTGTAAGAAAATTTGTTGTTGCAGTAAATGAAAACGATGAGTTCCCTAAATTTCTACAGACAGGTGAGTATCAACCAGTTGTACCATCAAGAGAATGCAGTTCAAATGCAATGAATGTTGGACATCCCAGTAATCTCGCACGACTTATTGACCTTTATGGTGGGTGGCTTATGGATGAGAGAGATAATAATGGGAAGGTGATAAGAAGAGGAGTTTTAAAGGTTTCCCCTGATATGGAAAGTATGAGAAAAGATTTTGTTTCTTTCTCTATAAGGGAAGAAGAGGTTGATGATGTAATAGTGAGGTTTTATAGGAAATACCATGTTTTAGTAGAGCCACATGGTGCGGTTGGTATAAAAGCAGCAGAGAAATCAGGTGAATCCTATCCTATAATATCTCTTGAAACAGCAGACCCTGCCAAATTTCCTGAAAAGATAAAGTCATTACTGGGGATAGACCCACCTGTTCCCGCTTCTCTTAAAGACCTTGACAGTAGAAAAGAAGAGTTTGTAATAATTGAAAACAGTTATGAAAGATTTAAAGAATATCTTTTAGATTTAAAATGA
- the ilvC gene encoding ketol-acid reductoisomerase translates to MAKIYYDSDADLNFFKGKKVGIIGYGSQGRAHALNLRDSGVEVLVSDLEGTSNYKKAVDDGFKPLSANEVTKKCDAIMMLVQDNAQPFVYKEFIAPNLSEGKALGFAHGFSIHFYQIVPPSNIDIYMVAPKGPGDLVRDQFLQGKGVPCIIAVQQNYTGNALKLALAYAKGLGGTRCGVVETTFKEETETDLFGEQVVLCGGATQLIKYAFETLVEAGYQPEVAYYETCHELKLIVDLIIERGIQGMRQVISDTAEYGDMTRGPMVIDENVKKNMKKVLTDIQSGAFAREWILENSVGRPVYNALKKQSEGHLIEEVGKKMRDMMPWLKKK, encoded by the coding sequence ATGGCTAAGATATATTATGACAGTGATGCAGACCTGAATTTCTTTAAAGGGAAAAAGGTTGGAATTATTGGATATGGAAGTCAAGGCAGGGCACATGCATTAAATCTAAGGGATAGTGGTGTTGAAGTACTTGTAAGTGATCTGGAAGGAACTTCTAACTACAAAAAAGCAGTGGATGATGGATTTAAACCACTATCTGCCAATGAAGTTACAAAAAAGTGTGATGCAATAATGATGCTCGTACAGGATAATGCACAGCCCTTTGTCTATAAGGAATTTATTGCTCCTAATTTATCTGAAGGGAAAGCCCTGGGATTTGCACACGGTTTTTCCATTCATTTCTATCAGATAGTACCACCTTCCAATATTGATATATATATGGTCGCTCCTAAAGGTCCTGGAGACCTTGTAAGAGACCAGTTTCTTCAGGGTAAAGGAGTTCCATGTATTATTGCTGTTCAGCAGAACTACACTGGTAATGCTTTAAAACTTGCTCTTGCTTATGCAAAAGGACTTGGTGGAACACGTTGCGGTGTAGTAGAAACCACTTTCAAAGAAGAGACAGAAACAGACCTTTTTGGAGAACAGGTAGTCCTGTGTGGAGGAGCAACACAACTTATAAAATATGCATTTGAAACACTGGTAGAGGCAGGGTACCAACCTGAAGTTGCTTATTATGAAACCTGTCATGAACTTAAACTCATTGTGGACCTTATCATTGAACGAGGCATACAGGGTATGAGACAGGTTATAAGTGATACTGCAGAATATGGAGATATGACAAGAGGTCCTATGGTTATAGACGAGAATGTAAAAAAGAATATGAAAAAAGTTCTTACAGATATTCAGAGTGGTGCTTTTGCGAGAGAATGGATTCTGGAAAACAGCGTTGGCAGACCTGTATATAATGCATTGAAAAAACAGTCAGAAGGACATCTTATAGAGGAAGTAGGTAAAAAAATGCGGGATATGATGCCTTGGCTTAAGAAGAAATAA
- a CDS encoding Gfo/Idh/MocA family oxidoreductase encodes MKSKTFRFGVISARERGAYLAQLYSEHPEAQLVAICDMDPSAFDIGQKQFPLKSNNWNRYFNIDDMLKNEKMDWVFIASGDPTHYQLGKKILNAGCNAFIEKPMCITIEEADDLWTLQQKKGLSIVVGCELRYHSAVVKFREILKGGIIGKIVMGICIATQKRGHTYFRRKYRHSSYGSPPLLQKGIHMVDLAIHFANSDPVRVFASGGRDLYGGRDECTGRLCTNCPEENNCDFHFYNGSSITERKKDINRKNPPLDAIRCVFDGTIDVNDNSILLIDFANGCRMSVAEIFFAPENKWEFFIYGTKGEAHLKIGAGPWTHKNTIDIFTSKDRKPKRIDIPAAIGGHGGADELMRDALIEGYLQGRCIPPTARDGRAGVATISKALESEETGQVMEIPWPDKIY; translated from the coding sequence ATGAAAAGTAAAACTTTCAGATTCGGAGTGATAAGCGCAAGAGAACGTGGCGCTTACCTTGCACAGTTATATTCAGAACACCCAGAGGCACAACTTGTCGCTATATGTGATATGGACCCATCTGCCTTTGATATAGGACAGAAACAATTTCCTCTAAAAAGTAATAACTGGAACAGATATTTCAATATAGACGATATGCTTAAAAATGAAAAAATGGATTGGGTTTTTATTGCCAGTGGAGACCCCACCCACTATCAGTTAGGCAAAAAAATCCTTAATGCAGGTTGTAATGCCTTTATTGAAAAACCAATGTGTATTACTATAGAGGAAGCGGATGACCTATGGACTTTACAACAAAAGAAAGGACTGTCTATAGTAGTTGGATGTGAGTTAAGATATCACTCTGCTGTGGTAAAATTTCGTGAAATACTTAAGGGAGGGATTATAGGAAAAATTGTTATGGGAATATGTATTGCTACGCAGAAGAGAGGGCACACATATTTTCGCAGAAAGTACAGGCATAGTTCCTATGGTAGCCCTCCTTTACTCCAGAAAGGTATCCATATGGTAGACCTTGCTATTCACTTTGCTAACTCAGACCCTGTCCGTGTTTTTGCCAGTGGCGGAAGGGATTTATATGGTGGTAGAGATGAATGTACAGGACGGCTATGTACAAACTGTCCTGAAGAAAATAACTGTGATTTCCATTTTTACAATGGTTCGTCCATTACTGAGCGAAAAAAGGACATTAACAGAAAAAATCCTCCTTTAGATGCCATTAGATGTGTATTTGATGGGACTATAGATGTAAATGATAATAGTATCCTTCTTATTGATTTTGCAAATGGTTGCAGAATGTCTGTTGCAGAGATATTTTTTGCTCCTGAAAACAAATGGGAGTTTTTTATTTATGGGACAAAGGGAGAAGCACATCTGAAGATAGGTGCTGGTCCATGGACACATAAAAATACAATAGATATTTTTACATCTAAGGACAGAAAACCTAAACGGATTGATATACCAGCAGCCATAGGTGGTCATGGTGGTGCTGATGAATTAATGAGGGATGCACTTATAGAGGGATATCTTCAGGGAAGATGTATACCTCCTACAGCTCGTGACGGTAGGGCAGGGGTTGCTACAATAAGTAAAGCATTAGAGAGTGAAGAAACAGGGCAGGTGATGGAGATACCCTGGCCTGATAAAATATATTAA
- a CDS encoding adenylosuccinate synthase — translation MMVTVVIGTQWGDEGKGKIIDYLAEGMDIIARYQGGGNAGHTVVLKDKKYVFHLVPSGILYPDKVCVIGNGVVLDPVSLFEEINYLEKNGISVEGRLFIAENAHMTLPYHKILDQIEDKFRGKGALGTTGRGIGTTYADKFNRIGIRVIDFLEEDIFTEKLKIALELKNYLFKEYYKEQMLAVDRIYEETKNYREKIKRMVKNVTAYLNGEIEKGKSILAEGAQGTFLDIDFGTYPYVTASNCIAGGACTGLGISPKKISRIIGVMKSYTTRVGMGPFPTELRTMEGELLRKIGNEYGATTGRPRRCGWFDAILVKFAALVNGLDEIAMTKLDVLTGIEKIRIAVGYEFDNKIYKDYPFNTKVFSNCNVIYEEMDGWKEDISQIKSYNNLPENARKYIERIEEIIGVPITRISVGSSREQTVVR, via the coding sequence ATAATGGTAACAGTTGTGATAGGAACGCAATGGGGAGATGAAGGAAAGGGTAAAATTATTGATTATCTTGCTGAAGGGATGGATATCATAGCAAGATATCAGGGTGGTGGAAATGCAGGACATACCGTGGTCCTGAAAGATAAAAAATATGTTTTTCATCTTGTTCCCTCGGGTATTCTTTATCCTGATAAAGTATGTGTTATAGGCAATGGAGTTGTTCTTGACCCCGTATCACTTTTTGAGGAGATTAACTATCTTGAAAAAAATGGTATTTCTGTAGAAGGACGGCTTTTTATAGCAGAAAACGCCCATATGACACTACCATATCATAAGATACTGGACCAGATAGAAGATAAATTCCGTGGTAAGGGTGCACTCGGAACAACAGGCAGAGGAATAGGAACCACATATGCAGATAAATTTAACAGGATAGGTATAAGGGTTATTGACTTCCTTGAAGAGGATATATTTACTGAAAAACTGAAGATTGCACTTGAACTGAAAAACTATCTGTTTAAAGAATATTATAAGGAACAGATGCTGGCAGTTGACAGAATATATGAAGAAACAAAGAACTACAGAGAAAAAATAAAAAGGATGGTGAAGAATGTAACTGCCTATCTGAATGGGGAGATAGAAAAAGGAAAGAGTATTCTTGCAGAAGGTGCACAGGGCACATTTCTTGATATTGACTTCGGTACATACCCTTATGTCACTGCTTCCAATTGTATTGCAGGTGGTGCCTGTACTGGACTGGGAATTTCTCCTAAAAAGATAAGCCGTATCATAGGGGTAATGAAAAGTTATACTACGAGAGTAGGGATGGGTCCATTTCCCACAGAACTTAGGACTATGGAAGGCGAACTACTCAGAAAAATAGGAAATGAATATGGTGCTACTACAGGAAGGCCAAGAAGATGTGGATGGTTTGATGCTATTCTTGTAAAATTTGCTGCATTAGTTAATGGATTGGATGAAATTGCTATGACAAAGTTAGATGTTCTTACCGGAATTGAAAAAATCAGGATAGCGGTTGGATATGAATTTGATAATAAAATTTACAAGGATTATCCTTTTAATACAAAGGTATTTTCAAATTGTAATGTGATATATGAAGAGATGGATGGATGGAAAGAAGATATATCACAGATTAAAAGTTATAATAACCTACCTGAAAATGCAAGGAAATATATAGAAAGGATTGAAGAGATAATAGGTGTACCCATTACAAGGATTTCTGTGGGGTCTTCACGCGAACAGACAGTGGTAAGGTAA
- the thpR gene encoding RNA 2',3'-cyclic phosphodiesterase has translation MRLFIGIRIPDEIKGKIENTVISDIRKKIKEGRIVPLENLHLTLKFIGETSEDNIPSIKKIISASTDFLPVKATVKGTGIFPDEKNVRVFWIGMDSKGILKKLNVFIENGLERQGISKKEARFKEHITIARFKSIPKLSSLKEILEKYRDTIFGNMEIKELELIKSELSPDGPVYTTIFKI, from the coding sequence ATGCGTCTTTTTATAGGTATTAGAATACCTGATGAAATAAAGGGAAAGATAGAAAATACAGTTATATCTGACATCAGAAAAAAGATAAAAGAAGGAAGAATAGTACCGCTGGAAAATCTTCATCTTACACTTAAATTTATTGGTGAGACATCAGAAGATAATATTCCGTCTATCAAAAAAATTATTTCTGCTTCAACAGATTTTTTACCTGTAAAAGCAACTGTAAAAGGTACAGGCATCTTTCCTGACGAAAAAAATGTAAGAGTTTTCTGGATTGGGATGGATTCAAAAGGAATTCTTAAAAAACTCAATGTTTTTATTGAAAATGGTTTAGAAAGACAAGGGATAAGTAAAAAAGAAGCTAGATTTAAAGAACATATCACGATAGCTAGATTTAAATCCATCCCTAAACTTTCTTCTTTAAAAGAAATTCTTGAAAAATACAGAGATACAATATTTGGTAATATGGAAATAAAAGAATTAGAATTAATAAAAAGTGAACTTTCTCCTGACGGTCCTGTTTATACCACTATTTTCAAAATATAA
- a CDS encoding Gfo/Idh/MocA family oxidoreductase, which yields MAKKTVLQVGVGGFGKSWVEIIKDSPEWELLGIVDINRENLISTAQQFNIPEEQCFTSLEEAIKQTSPDALLNVTPPHIHKQTSLLAFDYGVDVLVEKPLSDNMEDAYAIVSYAEKKGRKIMVSQNYRYRSQPRTIRKLIKERIIGKIGYMLVNFQKESKFGGFREEMEYPLLIDMAIHHFDLMRYITGENPVGLYTRSWNPYWSWFKGDASVNIFLEFTENVKISYCGSWVSTGRETSWDGDWEIYGEKGTILWKDNKIFLISREISQEIDPIKMEKEDRYLSLYEFYCALEEDREPETSGKDNLDTLSIVFKSIESAKSGITVKLY from the coding sequence ATGGCAAAGAAAACAGTTCTACAGGTAGGGGTAGGCGGTTTTGGAAAAAGCTGGGTAGAGATAATAAAAGATTCTCCTGAGTGGGAGCTTTTAGGGATTGTAGATATAAACAGGGAAAATCTTATATCAACAGCACAGCAATTTAATATACCAGAAGAGCAATGTTTCACATCACTTGAAGAAGCCATAAAACAAACTTCACCTGATGCCCTACTGAATGTAACTCCACCACATATACACAAACAGACCTCTTTGTTGGCCTTTGACTATGGCGTGGATGTTCTCGTAGAAAAGCCATTATCAGATAATATGGAAGATGCTTATGCGATTGTTTCTTATGCAGAAAAGAAAGGTAGAAAGATTATGGTGAGTCAGAACTACAGATATAGAAGTCAGCCAAGAACTATAAGGAAACTTATTAAAGAAAGAATCATCGGTAAAATAGGTTATATGCTGGTTAACTTTCAGAAAGAATCAAAGTTTGGTGGTTTCAGAGAGGAGATGGAGTATCCTCTACTCATTGATATGGCAATCCACCACTTTGACCTTATGAGGTATATTACAGGAGAAAACCCTGTAGGTTTATATACAAGAAGCTGGAACCCTTACTGGAGTTGGTTTAAGGGAGATGCTTCTGTCAATATATTTCTTGAATTTACAGAAAATGTAAAAATTTCCTATTGTGGTAGCTGGGTAAGTACAGGAAGGGAAACATCCTGGGATGGTGATTGGGAGATATATGGAGAGAAAGGGACTATCCTGTGGAAAGACAACAAGATATTTCTTATATCCAGAGAAATATCCCAAGAGATTGACCCTATAAAAATGGAGAAAGAAGATAGGTATCTATCTCTATATGAATTTTATTGTGCTTTAGAAGAAGACAGGGAACCTGAAACAAGCGGAAAAGATAATCTGGATACTCTTTCTATTGTATTTAAATCCATAGAATCAGCAAAAAGTGGTATTACTGTAAAGTTATATTAA
- the ilvN gene encoding acetolactate synthase small subunit: protein MTGNNEKEQKTHTIVIAVENKSGILARIAGLFSARGYNIDSLCVSETEDPTISKMTLTVKGDERILEQIYKQLNKLIDVIKVFDLTEGDYIDRELALVKVKTLNPGARQDIMQIAEIFRAKVVDIGKQSLTLEIAGKTSKINAMIEMLRNYGIKEMIRTGKIAMAREFNQKK, encoded by the coding sequence ATGACAGGGAACAACGAAAAAGAACAGAAAACACACACTATTGTGATAGCAGTTGAAAACAAATCAGGTATACTTGCAAGAATTGCAGGATTATTCTCTGCAAGAGGATACAACATAGACAGTTTATGTGTATCTGAGACAGAAGACCCTACTATTTCAAAGATGACATTGACAGTAAAAGGAGATGAAAGGATACTTGAACAGATTTATAAACAACTCAATAAACTTATTGATGTGATAAAGGTTTTTGATCTTACAGAGGGTGATTACATTGACAGGGAACTTGCTCTTGTGAAGGTAAAAACATTAAATCCTGGAGCAAGACAGGATATAATGCAGATAGCAGAGATATTCAGAGCGAAGGTTGTGGATATAGGTAAGCAGTCCCTTACCCTTGAAATAGCAGGCAAAACCTCTAAAATAAATGCAATGATAGAGATGCTTAGAAATTATGGAATAAAAGAGATGATAAGAACCGGAAAGATTGCTATGGCGAGAGAATTCAATCAGAAAAAATAA
- the ilvB gene encoding biosynthetic-type acetolactate synthase large subunit → MTGAEIMVRALKKEGVETIFGYPGGVLLPLCDHLYDSGIKVILVRHEQGAAHAADGYARSSGKVGVCMATSGPGATNLVTGIATAYMDSIPIVAITGQVATHLIGSDAFQEVDITGITRPITKHNYLIKDVKDIARTVKEAFYIASSGRPGPVLIDLPVDVQRAEGEFKYPNDIEIRSYKPTYEGHPLQIERAWKAIQEAKRPLLLIGGGVISSGASQQLKTFVEKTGIPVVFTLMGLGSIPGNHPLALGMLGMHGTKYANYAVVEADLLIAIGCRFDDRITGKIETFAPNAKIIHIDIDPSSISKNIVVDIPIVGDAKNILNKLIEKAEKLQIEAWVKKIMDWKKKHPLTYEKNGLKPQYIIEKISELLPDDAIICTEVGQNQMWTAQFYKFRKPRTLITSGGLGTMGFGFPAAIGAQIANPDKIIVDIAGDGSIQMNIQELATAVYNKLPIKIIILNNCYLGMVRQWQQLFYKKRYAFTCLKDAQPDFVKLAAAYGAIGYRVNTSEEFDKIIPDVLKEKEKPVLVDCRICEEENVFPMVPAGASLDQMLEGLA, encoded by the coding sequence ATGACAGGCGCAGAGATAATGGTGAGAGCTTTAAAAAAGGAAGGTGTGGAGACTATCTTTGGTTATCCGGGTGGTGTATTACTGCCTCTCTGTGACCATCTTTACGATAGCGGTATTAAAGTCATTCTTGTTAGGCATGAACAGGGAGCAGCACATGCTGCAGATGGATATGCAAGGTCTTCAGGAAAGGTCGGTGTGTGTATGGCAACATCCGGACCTGGAGCAACAAATCTCGTTACAGGCATTGCAACTGCTTATATGGATTCTATACCTATCGTTGCAATTACAGGACAGGTAGCAACACACCTTATTGGTAGCGATGCATTTCAGGAGGTTGATATTACAGGAATAACAAGGCCCATAACAAAACATAACTATCTTATAAAAGATGTTAAAGATATTGCCAGAACTGTTAAAGAAGCATTTTATATAGCAAGTTCAGGAAGGCCGGGTCCTGTGCTTATCGACTTGCCAGTGGATGTTCAAAGAGCAGAGGGAGAATTCAAATATCCTAATGATATTGAAATACGGAGTTATAAACCAACCTATGAAGGACATCCGCTACAAATAGAGAGGGCATGGAAGGCAATACAAGAAGCAAAAAGACCTTTGTTGCTTATCGGAGGTGGAGTGATAAGTTCCGGGGCATCACAGCAACTTAAAACTTTTGTTGAAAAGACAGGAATCCCTGTTGTTTTTACATTAATGGGGCTCGGAAGTATACCGGGAAATCATCCACTCGCCCTCGGTATGCTCGGTATGCATGGTACAAAATACGCTAATTATGCTGTTGTTGAGGCAGATCTTTTAATTGCTATAGGATGCAGATTTGATGACAGGATAACAGGTAAGATTGAGACATTTGCTCCAAATGCGAAAATTATTCATATTGACATAGACCCATCATCCATAAGCAAGAATATCGTGGTGGATATTCCAATAGTGGGTGATGCGAAAAACATTCTGAATAAACTTATTGAAAAAGCTGAGAAACTTCAGATAGAAGCATGGGTTAAAAAAATTATGGACTGGAAAAAGAAACATCCACTAACATATGAAAAAAATGGTTTGAAACCACAGTATATTATAGAAAAAATTTCAGAATTACTTCCAGACGATGCTATTATATGTACAGAAGTAGGGCAGAACCAGATGTGGACTGCTCAGTTTTATAAATTCAGAAAACCACGGACATTAATCACATCAGGAGGACTGGGTACTATGGGTTTTGGATTCCCTGCAGCCATAGGGGCACAGATAGCCAACCCTGATAAAATTATTGTTGATATAGCAGGAGACGGAAGTATCCAGATGAATATCCAGGAACTTGCTACTGCTGTTTATAATAAACTTCCTATAAAAATTATAATCCTTAATAACTGCTATCTCGGGATGGTAAGACAGTGGCAACAGTTGTTCTATAAAAAAAGATACGCTTTCACCTGTCTTAAAGATGCTCAGCCGGACTTTGTAAAACTTGCTGCTGCATATGGTGCTATTGGATACAGGGTTAATACATCTGAAGAATTTGACAAAATTATTCCAGATGTACTGAAAGAGAAAGAAAAACCTGTACTTGTGGACTGCAGGATATGCGAAGAAGAAAATGTTTTTCCTATGGTTCCTGCAGGTGCATCATTAGACCAGATGCTTGAGGGACTGGCTTAA